The proteins below come from a single Cytobacillus luteolus genomic window:
- the megL gene encoding methionine gamma-lyase, translating into MANEEKKIETTVIHGGYDSKNHNGSLTPPLFQTSTFTFETAEQGERRFAGAEDGFIYSRLGNPTVRTLEERIALIEGAEAGLAFGSGMAAVSAVLLALTKSGDHILCSKGVYGCTFGLLELMNEKYNITHSFSNMDSEQAIEDAISFDTKVIYVETPINPTMALIDLELVVKVARKYNVPVVVDNTFSSPYLQQPIKLGCDIVIHSATKYIGGHGDVIAGLVVGKAEFINNVAMTTKKDIGGIISPFDAWLLLRGLKTLPVRMDRHCSNAAKIAELLKQHEGIEELYYPGDPNNPQYEIMKKQMKQAGGLISFTINGGKEEAQRVLNELKLIKIAVSLGDAETLIQHPATMTHAVVPEEERKKMGITDNMIRLSVGLEAWEDIWSDLKQALDVLVLKK; encoded by the coding sequence ATGGCTAATGAAGAGAAAAAAATAGAAACAACTGTTATCCACGGAGGGTACGATTCTAAAAACCATAATGGAAGTCTGACGCCGCCTTTATTTCAGACGTCAACATTTACTTTTGAAACAGCAGAGCAAGGAGAAAGACGGTTTGCTGGGGCAGAGGATGGGTTTATCTATTCTAGATTAGGAAATCCGACTGTTAGAACACTCGAAGAAAGAATCGCTCTGATTGAGGGTGCCGAGGCAGGACTTGCTTTTGGTTCTGGAATGGCTGCTGTTTCAGCAGTTCTACTGGCTCTAACCAAATCCGGTGATCATATTCTATGTTCTAAAGGAGTTTATGGATGTACCTTTGGGTTACTTGAATTGATGAATGAAAAATATAATATCACGCACAGCTTTAGCAATATGGATTCTGAACAAGCAATTGAAGATGCAATATCCTTTGATACAAAAGTTATTTATGTGGAAACACCTATAAACCCTACAATGGCACTTATTGATCTAGAATTGGTTGTGAAGGTAGCGAGAAAATACAATGTCCCAGTAGTCGTAGATAATACATTTTCTTCTCCTTATCTACAACAACCTATTAAATTAGGCTGTGACATTGTAATCCACAGTGCGACCAAGTATATTGGTGGTCATGGAGATGTGATCGCTGGTTTAGTTGTTGGGAAAGCGGAATTCATCAATAATGTTGCCATGACGACAAAAAAGGATATAGGTGGAATTATTTCACCATTTGATGCATGGCTATTACTTCGTGGATTAAAAACTTTACCTGTTCGAATGGACCGTCATTGTTCTAATGCAGCCAAGATTGCTGAGCTACTTAAACAACATGAAGGAATTGAGGAGTTATACTATCCAGGAGATCCTAATAACCCTCAATATGAAATTATGAAAAAACAAATGAAACAGGCTGGTGGGCTAATATCATTTACGATAAATGGTGGAAAAGAAGAGGCGCAAAGAGTACTGAATGAATTGAAATTGATAAAAATTGCAGTAAGTTTAGGTGATGCTGAGACCTTAATTCAACACCCAGCCACAATGACTCATGCTGTCGTTCCTGAAGAAGAGCGAAAGAAGATGGGAATCACTGATAACATGATACGTCTATCTGTAGGCTTAGAAGCATGGGAAGATATTTGGAGTGACTTAAAGCAGGCATTAGACGTCTTGGTTTTAAAGAAATAG
- a CDS encoding diguanylate cyclase domain-containing protein, whose product MEYQDPQLLASLKSHFFDFLVQEDEQQSIDQLLILMNEKLNLEEVTLFIYNEWKQYYFPKASSNMSINNNLGSYFLSDKIVNEMMEEQENVDDKRTIYTFISKIYRNNKAIGLFEFKYRQLSINKSLLIEVANEGFKLIEKLLEFSKIFEEGKRYEQLFNVTAKFHSTMDMDEVLGEIIDTLRNVYPSFTYYLLLSHDNHNNNGLPIKEFQYDNDDNPAAMQAYVTGEVQFEDLVKEKRSILYAPLKGKQGVYGVLQVIAPNTVIFPHSEVRFIELLANTAGSALENAQLYQQSKRLVADLQLINETSHRLNSNLRLTDTMNFMSDQILQSFGSQEVGFIILENDRFKLLPGSTPFFESEQSELYLKYVDEKIKDEKDTLFIGDISTEPLLNGLRFRSLMAVPMAQSGLIKGVAIVMHEKPYYFSFETFKLLQSLIHHSTLAFSNSMLREELENLVITDHLTKLYSRSYLDSMITKSMATDAFGTFVLIDLDNFKCINDIYGHQIGDEILIQVARILKDNIRDNDIGARWGGEELAIYLPKVDLAAGTAIAKRIVEKVGNHTSPKVTISCGLSHWNQSYQDNAFKLFKRADKALYMAKENGKNQVVVQEESIV is encoded by the coding sequence ATGGAATACCAAGATCCTCAGCTACTGGCTTCATTAAAAAGTCATTTCTTTGATTTTTTAGTGCAAGAAGATGAGCAACAATCAATAGATCAATTATTAATTTTAATGAATGAAAAGCTAAATCTAGAAGAGGTGACTCTCTTTATTTATAACGAATGGAAGCAATACTATTTTCCAAAGGCCTCTAGCAATATGTCCATTAACAATAATTTAGGCAGTTATTTTCTATCAGATAAAATCGTAAATGAAATGATGGAAGAGCAGGAAAATGTTGACGATAAAAGGACTATTTATACGTTCATTTCAAAGATATATAGAAATAACAAAGCAATTGGACTATTTGAGTTTAAATATAGACAATTATCCATAAATAAATCGTTGTTAATAGAAGTGGCTAATGAAGGCTTCAAATTGATTGAAAAGTTACTAGAGTTTTCAAAGATATTTGAAGAAGGAAAAAGGTATGAACAATTATTTAATGTAACAGCTAAATTTCATTCGACGATGGACATGGATGAAGTATTAGGAGAGATTATTGATACCTTACGTAATGTATATCCTTCGTTCACATACTATTTATTACTTTCTCATGACAATCATAATAACAATGGGTTGCCAATTAAAGAGTTCCAATATGATAATGATGATAATCCTGCGGCAATGCAAGCCTATGTAACAGGAGAAGTACAGTTTGAGGACTTAGTAAAAGAGAAGAGATCTATACTATATGCGCCCCTGAAAGGTAAGCAGGGTGTGTATGGAGTACTACAAGTAATTGCGCCAAATACTGTTATTTTTCCGCATAGTGAGGTCAGGTTTATTGAATTGCTTGCGAACACAGCGGGGAGTGCGCTTGAAAATGCTCAACTATATCAACAATCAAAAAGACTAGTTGCTGATCTTCAACTAATAAACGAGACATCACATCGATTGAATTCTAACTTAAGATTAACAGACACGATGAACTTTATGTCAGATCAAATTCTACAGTCTTTTGGATCACAAGAGGTAGGATTTATTATATTAGAAAACGATCGATTTAAATTGCTACCAGGAAGTACACCTTTTTTTGAAAGTGAGCAAAGTGAGCTTTATCTAAAGTATGTGGATGAAAAAATTAAAGACGAAAAGGATACATTATTTATTGGGGATATATCTACTGAACCTCTCTTAAATGGGTTAAGATTTCGTTCTTTAATGGCAGTCCCAATGGCTCAAAGTGGACTTATTAAAGGTGTTGCCATTGTTATGCACGAGAAACCTTACTATTTCTCATTTGAAACCTTTAAACTGCTTCAATCATTAATTCATCACTCAACTCTAGCATTCTCAAACTCAATGTTAAGAGAAGAATTAGAAAACCTAGTTATAACAGATCATTTAACGAAATTATACTCACGTAGCTACCTTGATAGCATGATTACAAAATCTATGGCAACCGATGCTTTTGGGACTTTTGTGCTAATAGATTTGGATAATTTCAAATGTATTAATGATATATATGGTCACCAGATAGGTGATGAAATCTTAATACAGGTTGCTAGAATTTTAAAGGATAATATTCGAGATAATGATATTGGTGCAAGATGGGGTGGAGAAGAACTTGCTATTTATTTACCAAAGGTTGATCTGGCAGCAGGTACAGCAATAGCAAAGAGAATTGTTGAAAAAGTAGGCAACCATACCTCTCCTAAAGTGACAATTTCCTGTGGATTATCCCATTGGAATCAAAGTTATCAGGATAATGCATTCAAATTATTTAAAAGGGCAGACAAGGCTTTATATATGGCAAAAGAAAATGGAAAGAACCAAGTGGTCGTTCAAGAAGAAAGCATAGTGTAA